The genomic window TCGAGGTCTTCCAACCCTTCCTGAATGCCGGCTATCTGCCATTCGTTGATATCCAGATAGTGACTGATGGCTTCCTTGAAAACGAACGTCTTGTTTCGGTTCAGAGCCCGGGCAAGCCTCTCGATCCGCTTTTTCTCACTGGAGGCGATACGAAAGCTGATCTGCTCCCGTTTCTCAGTTTTCTTTGTCGGTATGCTCATCGTTGCTGGTATTTTGTATTTCACTGAAACACAAAATACCAAATAGTGCAGATGAATGCAATACAGGTGGTAAAACGGTAGTGGTATTTGGAAGCTAAGAAAACACTACAATATCTTCATCCTTGAGCCTTCGTTACAGAGCTCAGTTTGACTGGACAAATTGAGTTTTTGATCAAGACGATGAGTAAGAACCACAGTATCAGTATCGGAAAAACTGGTCCTATAATTGGGGAGTAGCTAACAGGTACTGAAAATTGTAAAATAAAATTTCTTATATGAATAAGTTACTGATTGCGCATTCAAAAATAGTTCTCAGTGTTACATTTTGAGCAATGGGCAAAGAGTGCTGATTTTGTTTTGCTGCTCATCTTCATGCCTGAGCCGGAAAGCCAGCTTTTTCAGAAAACGAGTATGGATGCCGCATCAGGTTCGGCATGACATTCAAAACAGCTATCAGGCTAACAAGCCATCTCGCTATTGAGCTATCCAGCCAACAAGCTTTCCATCCACTTTTAACTTTTTCCTTTTGACCTTTGACTTTTTACCCCAGCCTTTTCCCCTACGAATGAATTTTCTAAGCTTTTTATCGGTTTGCTCTTGTACTTCCGTTTGGTTTGTCAGTGAACCTTCATGGATATGAGCATAATTTTTCTGATATTTGGCTGACTTCAAGGCTAACTATCAGGTGCATTGAGCTTTAAGCAGAAGCTCGGATTTAGTTATTGTTATTGTGGATACAACATCAGTGCGAGAAATACCATATAATTATACATCTGCGACTGACCGACAGCTTCTTTCCTATCTTCTTGGAGAGGATAGCGTCAGAATGCTCGATGAACTCAGAGATCTCCGGGTTACCGGGCGTTCGGCAAGGCTTCTGATGCGCATTATCGGTGGAGTGCTTATCCATCGGAGGAATCCGTATCTCTTTCAGGAGCTTGTCAATTCTCCGGCGCGCAGAACCAGGCTGTTACATCAGGCTTTCAAGGATCTTGATACCATCGAGAGTTCTGCAAATGGAGAGCAGCGGGTATTGTCGATCGTGGCGGCTCTCAGAGCGCTCTTTGATGAATTCCAGGCTGAGGTTGAGCGGGTCCCGGAGTTCAGAAGACGTTTGAAGAGAGAGTTCGGAGCGATTGTTGGTGGAAAAAACGTTTTGTTCGATCCTTTTTCGCTGGTTGCTCATGCAACCGATGCCACTGACTGGCGTCTGCATCTTCCGGTTGCCGTTGTCACTCCTGATGATGAGGCTCAGGTGGCTCCATTGTTACAGGTAATAGGAAAGCTGGGGCTCAAAGCTATTCCCCGCGGCGCTGGAACCGGTTTGACCGGAGGAGCGGTTCCGCTTCGGCCCGATTGCGTGATCATCAATACTGAAAAGCTTGACAGGGTAAGGGGGATTGGCCAGCGCCAATTCGAGCTTGATGGCGGGGATAGTGTTTCCGCTCCGGTTATCGAGGTTGAGACTGGTGTCGTTACCGAAAAAGCCATGGATTATGCCGCTGAGCACGGGCTTGTGTTTGCCACGGATCCGACAAGCGAATGGTCTTGCACTGTCGGCGGTAACATTGCAGAAAATGCAGGAGGAAAGAAAGCGGTTCGCTGGGGGACCTGCATCGACAATCTTCTTGAGTGGGAGATGGCGATGCCCTCGGGAGAGCGCTGGAGAGTTCGCAGAACCGATCACAGGCTTCGCAAAATCCTGCCTGAAGATACCGTTACCTATGAGGTTCTGGACAGTAAGGCGAAATCAATCAAGCAGATACGGCTTCAGGGTACCGATATACGTAAAAAGGGACTTTGGAAGGATATTACCAATAAGACACTTGGGGGGGTTCCGGGTTTGCAGAAAGAAGGAACCGACGGTGTGATTACTTCAGCGTTGTTTGTTCTCTACCCGAAGTATGAGGAAACGACAACACTCTGCCTTGAATTTTTTGGTCCCGATATGGATGAGGCAAGCTGTGTTATCGTTGAATTGTCGCGTATTTTCCCTCTTCCGAAAGATGATTCGGAGGCATTGCTTGCTCTGGAACATTTCGATGACGAATATATAAAAGCTATTGATTACAAGGTCAAAGCCGCTCGAACAAGCATGCCGAAAGCGGTGCTTCTGATCGATATAGCCGGGCATGATCGGGATTCTGTGCAGGAGGGAGTGAAAAAAGTGGAACGACTGCTCGAAAAGCATCCCAACACCTTGCTTTTTATTGCCCGTGACGCTGAAGAAGCGAAACGTTTCTGGGCCGACAGGAAAAAGCTCAGTGCGATTGCAAGGAGAACCAACGCATTCAAGCTGAATGAAGATATCGTTATTCCTCTCGATGCCCTTGCTGAATTCGCCCGCTTCGTCGATGCTTTGAATATCGAGGAAGAGCGGTACTCCCAACTTGGTTTTATCGATAGCGCTCTTGCTTTGCTTCACGATGTTACTGTTGAGGAGGATGGTGACCAGTTTGCGGCGAAGATGTCTCCGGCGGATGAGTTAAGTGCGGTGACGAGAGAAAAGCTGAAGACGGCCGATGAAAACGCTCTACGTTCTCTTTCGGAAATACAGGAGTTCAGAAATAAGCTCAATGAGCTTTTTCACGGTTATCCCCATATCGTGTCGGCGCTTGACGATTCGTTTCAGTATGTCAGGGACCGGCGCATTGTCATTGCGACACACATGCATGCCGGTGATGGCAACGTTCACGTCAATATTCCGGTTCTGTCGAATGATCAGCCGATGCTTCGCCGTGCCGATCATGTTGTCGACAAGGTTATGGAAAAAGTTGTTTCGCTCGGTGGTGTTGTTTCCGGTGAGCACGGTATCGGTGTTACAAAGCTCAAGTATATGGACAAGGCGCGGATCGATGAGCTTTCTGCATACAGAAAGACAGTCGATCCTGACCGGATGATGAATCCTGGAAAACTGGATAATCTCGAGGTTCTCGATCATATCTTCACTCCTTCCTTCAATCTTCTTGAGCTCGAAGCTCAGATTCTCAAAAGGGCCAAGATCGAGGAGTTGTCCAAGCATGTTGATTTTTGCATTCGTTGTGGCAAGTGCAAGACAGATTGTTGTGTTTTTTATCCTGCACGAGGGATGTTTTACCATCCGAGAAACAAGAACCTCGCAATTGGTTCGCTCATAGAAGCCTTGCTCTACGTGGCTCAGCGTGAACGGTCAACGGAGTTTGAGCTGCTTCAATGGCTGGAGGATGTTGCAGATCATTGCACCATATGCCATAAATGCCTGAAGCCCTGCCCGGTCGATATCGACACAGGAGAGGTATCCGTTCTCGAGCGTGATATTCTTGAATCGAGGGGGTACAAGCATTTTTCCGCTGTTACGCAGATGACATTGAAATATCTTGAAAGTCGCTCACCCCTTGTCAACAAGATGTTCCGTAAAGGCGTTTTGCGTGCTGGCAGTGCAGCATTACGTGCTGGTAACAGGATTACACAGCCTCTGCAATCGATGGAAGCTCTGTCTTCTTTTTACCCACTCAAGATGGTGAGTTCGGCGGCGCCTCAGGTGCCCGATGAAACATTGCGTGATCTCATTCCACATTGCGATCCGGATCAGGCGCTGATTTTCGAGCCGGAGAAAAATGCTGTTGCAACGGTTTTTTATTTCCCTGGTTGCGGATCGGAAAGACTGCATTCATCCATTTCAATGGCATCGATTCATCTGCTTCTCGAAACATCTGTGAGGGTTGTGCTGCCGCCTCCTTTTCTCTGCTGCGGATTTCCTGCTCATGTGAATGCCCAGAACGAACAGCATTCAAAAA from Prosthecochloris marina includes these protein-coding regions:
- a CDS encoding CopG family ribbon-helix-helix protein; translated protein: MSIPTKKTEKREQISFRIASSEKKRIERLARALNRNKTFVFKEAISHYLDINEWQIAGIQEGLEDLEHGRVVSQEEIEEEWRRKSEGSVD
- a CDS encoding DUF3683 domain-containing protein, whose translation is MREIPYNYTSATDRQLLSYLLGEDSVRMLDELRDLRVTGRSARLLMRIIGGVLIHRRNPYLFQELVNSPARRTRLLHQAFKDLDTIESSANGEQRVLSIVAALRALFDEFQAEVERVPEFRRRLKREFGAIVGGKNVLFDPFSLVAHATDATDWRLHLPVAVVTPDDEAQVAPLLQVIGKLGLKAIPRGAGTGLTGGAVPLRPDCVIINTEKLDRVRGIGQRQFELDGGDSVSAPVIEVETGVVTEKAMDYAAEHGLVFATDPTSEWSCTVGGNIAENAGGKKAVRWGTCIDNLLEWEMAMPSGERWRVRRTDHRLRKILPEDTVTYEVLDSKAKSIKQIRLQGTDIRKKGLWKDITNKTLGGVPGLQKEGTDGVITSALFVLYPKYEETTTLCLEFFGPDMDEASCVIVELSRIFPLPKDDSEALLALEHFDDEYIKAIDYKVKAARTSMPKAVLLIDIAGHDRDSVQEGVKKVERLLEKHPNTLLFIARDAEEAKRFWADRKKLSAIARRTNAFKLNEDIVIPLDALAEFARFVDALNIEEERYSQLGFIDSALALLHDVTVEEDGDQFAAKMSPADELSAVTREKLKTADENALRSLSEIQEFRNKLNELFHGYPHIVSALDDSFQYVRDRRIVIATHMHAGDGNVHVNIPVLSNDQPMLRRADHVVDKVMEKVVSLGGVVSGEHGIGVTKLKYMDKARIDELSAYRKTVDPDRMMNPGKLDNLEVLDHIFTPSFNLLELEAQILKRAKIEELSKHVDFCIRCGKCKTDCCVFYPARGMFYHPRNKNLAIGSLIEALLYVAQRERSTEFELLQWLEDVADHCTICHKCLKPCPVDIDTGEVSVLERDILESRGYKHFSAVTQMTLKYLESRSPLVNKMFRKGVLRAGSAALRAGNRITQPLQSMEALSSFYPLKMVSSAAPQVPDETLRDLIPHCDPDQALIFEPEKNAVATVFYFPGCGSERLHSSISMASIHLLLETSVRVVLPPPFLCCGFPAHVNAQNEQHSKIVLRNTVIFTQIQEMLAYLDFDACVVSCGTCMEALDGMETRKLFGGTIVDVMSYAVSRGLRLNGDEHCMYHAPCHDSLGGKALEKLKALGGFGNVTPIDHCCSEAGTLALSRPDITDSMLQRKRSAISEVKEETGETVILTNCPSCVQGLGRNRDLGVEPRHITVAIAEMISGSVWKSRFKDQALKATAVRF